Within Candidatus Bathyarchaeota archaeon, the genomic segment GACTTGGCTGGGAAACACGTTTACGCCTCTGATTATGAGCATGTCATCTGAGCGTCCTGTAACTCTCATCATTCTGGCGTGGGTTCGTCCGCAAGCACATTTTTCAGTTTGTATCTTGGATATGTCGCGGGTGCGGTATCTGAGCATGGGCATGCCTGTTTTGGTGAGGGTTGTGAATACAAGTTCTCCTTCTTCGCCTTCCGCTAAAACCTCACCTGTGTCAGGGTCAATTGTTTCAACGATAAATTGGTCTTCCCAAACATGCAAGCCATCATGAGCTTCACATTCAATAGAAACACCGGGACCACACAACTCGGTTAAGCCGTAAATATCATAGGCTTGGATGCCAAGTACCTGCTCGATGCGTTCACGGATTTTATCTGACCAAGGTTCGGCTCCAAACATTCCACGCCTAAGTTTAAGGTCTACTTGTGGATTAACGCCTTCCTGCGCCATTGTTTCAGCTAAGTAAACTGCAAAACTGGGAGTACAAGCCAGAAGAGTCACAGCTAAATCTTTCATAAGTTTGATTTGACGCTGAGTCATGCCACCGCTTGCAGGAACAATTCTTGCACCCAACTTCTGAGCACCATAATGAAAACCTAAACCACCAGTAAAAAGACCATAACCATAAGCAATATGCATTACATCGGTTTTTCTTGCTCCTGTAGTAAAAATTGAGCGGGCCATAAGCTCCTGCCACATGTCCATGTCGCTTCTTGTGTAGGCACCAACAATTGGGTTGCCTGTGGTTCCGCTGGATGCGTGGATTTCAACGATTTCTTCTGAGGGAACAGCTACCATTCCGTAGGGGTAATTGTCTTTTAGGTCACTTTTTATGGTGAAGGGGATTTTTGCTAAGTCATCCAGTGATTGGATGTCATCGGGTTTTAGGTTGACACCGTCAAATTTTTTCTTATAAAAAGCACTGTTGCTGTAGCAGTGTTTTACTTGTTGCTGGAGCTTTTTGAGCTGGAGTTTTTTGATTTCTTGTCTTGATTGGGTTTCGATACTTTGGTTCCAGTATTTGCCGTCCAAGCGTGTCCCTCTCAAATTTACGAGATTGATACACTTTTGTGATGTGACTGTTACATAAAAGTTCCCCAAAGCATCATCTAAAAAACATTAAGCTACACCAAAGCGGTTGTACCCAAAAAAATGAGTTTCTTACGTAAAAAGATGGGTGATCAGGTTTTCTTGTGAGCTTTAGTATTTGTCTATAAGGTCATCCCAGAATTTAGAACGGGTTTTCTTTCGCACAAGTTGCCCATCAACACATTTTTCGTCTGCTCTAATCTTCCAAGCCCTAATAAGAACAAAGATAAGAAATATTCTTGCGTAGATTGTAAGAGACATCATCCATGAGTAAACGTCCACAACAGTGAAGCCCAAGTTTAAACTGAAAAGGAAAGTGTTACTTGGAATAAACCAATGAGTAAAGTAAAGACCTAAATCAGGGATTCGGGTGCTGCCAAAAAGGTAACCAACGGGACCATAAAATATATCATTCATCAACGAGGCAATTAAGCCTAAAGCCAAGGTAAGTCTGATGTTTCGCTTAAAACTTAGGGCGGAGAGGGCAAAGAAGGGAAAAAAGTACATGGGAATTAGCCATAAATGGTAGCCACTACTTCCCCCGAACACCAAGTCAATGTAGTTTATGAAAACTACGCCGTAGACTATTGCAAGCACAATGTAGAGCTTGAATTTTTTGTTCACTATTTCCAGAAGTTTTCGTCTTTCAACCTCGTTTGGGTCGTCACATGACAAAAACGTCACCAAATATCTGATATAAATGCACCAAAAATCGACAAATACCACTAAGACATAAATCAAATTAAAGCTTTCTTTCAAGCAAACGATTAAAAGCTACAAAGCAAAGTTTAGAAAATTAATGTCCCACAGCACACAACGTACCACCCCCAAAATAAAACAACAGCACAACTGCCATTTCTCAAAATAAAGCACTCAACAACCCCAAACAGAAAAATTGAACCATCGATTTAGTGGTTGTGTTTTTTGTAGATAAGCAACATGCTTATGGCAACTATTACCGCTACAGCCACACCCACTCCTGACAGGATCACTGACAAAGGCAGATTTTCCTGTTGCAACATAAGTTTTTCATCTTGTAAAACAACGCTAAAGGTGACTGATTGGAGTTCAACGTTTTGCCCTTGAGTATTTCTAGCATAAACCGTTAAAGTATGAGCACCCTCAACCAAACCATCCAGCGTGATATTGCCCGCCAACAAAACAGTGACTTGACCATCAAGACTGTACCACAACGATTCCGCTGAGCCCTCAATTGTAAAATGCAAGGGTATACTGTTTGAAGGGTAGGTTACATTGTTTTGAGGAGAAGAAAACATGGCAGTTGGCGGCGTATAATAACCAGCAGGCGTATACCGCTCGTTAGCAGCAGAATAAACAGTTCCTGAACCACTAGGGTCTATGCCTCCAATAGCGTATATGCGGTCGTCAACCACTGCAACACCCAAATGCAACCTAGACGTAGGAATACAGACTCCTGTGCTCCAACGATTTGTCAACGGGTCATAAATCGTATTTGAATGCCCATAAAGACCACCAATATTATAGAATCGTTTAGGAGCATAGGTGCCCGTTGTTGCTCCACCCGCATTATAGTTAGCTTGGTATGGATTAGCAGAACCATGATCCCAAGTGTTTGTTTGTGGATCATAAATTCTCACGCCACCAAGGTAAATTTTGCCATCAATAACCGCTGAAACACCATACACGCTACCATCCGGTATTGGCATCATAGTTGCCCACGTGTCAGTTTCCGTATCATACATCTCGTTTAAATCGCAACCGATAGGTGTTCCCAGAAACGTGTCATTGAATCCGCCTAGAAGATAGATTTTTCCGTCAACACAACTTGCCGTTAAGCATGACCTTGGCGTGGGCATCGGTGTAGTAGTTGCCCAAGAATCAGTTTCTGTATCATAAACCATTGTTAAACATGGGGCGAAAACGTAAATTTTGTCTTGCCAAGCCACAGTTGGCCCTCCCCCAGCTTGAGGCATAGCTGTTTTTATTGTCCACCTATTAGTTGCGGGATCATACATTTCATTTAAAGTTTCTGCGCCACTATTGCTACCTCCACCAATAGCATAAATTTTCCCACCAACTACCGCAACACTGGCAGCTCTAGCCGTTGACATGGGCTCAAGTTCATCCCAAAAATTTCCTGCAACCTCAGCACCATTAACCAGAACAATAAAAAAAAGAGACATAGTCAATGATGCAAGTGCAACTGCAACAAACAATCTGCAGAATTTTTGCAATGTAATCCCTGATTCTATGCATGGATTAATTTTATATATAAGATTTTTTGTCAAAGTTTCTTGACTTAAGTTAGTCAAACTTTTTTGACCAACGTTCAAGCAAACAATTAAAAAAATAAAAAATTAAGGAAGAGTCAAGTTTCCTGCAACACGCAATTTGCCGCCCTCCAAATAAAACAGCACCGCAGACTCACCCGACAAAAACGCAAGCTCCCTATCCAAACTAAGCGTCAAAGTAGTAGTTCTCCAATCCTCCGATTCAGCAACCGATTCCACCTTAGCATTAAGAAACTGCATCCAATACCCAACATGCAAAATCATTCCTTCCTTGATGGGAGTTTGCCAGTATTTTACCAGCGACATGGGCGCGGTAAGGGTTTTTGTGGTTTTCACGTTAGCATCAGTGGTTAAAACAGCGCCACGCTCCACATCCTCAACAGTTACGCCTTTGAGAGCAAACCCAACACGGTCACCCTCAAATGCTTCCCCAAACTCATCATCATGCTTCTGAATCGAGCGGATTTGCGCGGTTTTTGTGCCGGGCAGAACCTTCATGGCATCATGCTTCTTCACAGAACCACCTGCAACCACCCCTAGAACTACGACGCCGACACCTTTCACGTTAAATGCGTGGTCAACGGGCACGGTGCCTGTGGGTTTGGTTTCTGCGGGTTTTTGTTGTGAGGCATCATTTAGGAGGCGTTCGCGTAGTGCGTTTGGGTCATCGGAGATGACTTGGTATTTTTCGAGTTTAGTTCCTTTGATGAAGGGCGCGATTTTGTCTATGGTTAGGTAGTTTCGCAGGATGATGTAGCCTTCTTGGATTTTGCTGCACATGAGCAGTACGGCGGATTCGCCAAAGTTGGCGTTGACTTCCTCAACCACCAGTAGAGCTCGTGTAGATAAGGAAACCGCATAAAACAGTGGTGCAAAACGTTCAGGATACCGTGTGGGTTCAATGAGTGTTACGGTGTCTTCGCCTCGTTTGAGGTTATAGAGGGTTATGTCTGTTGAGGTTCCTTTTTTGGCAAGTGACGCGCTGTAGTTTGGTGAGCCAAGAACGGCTACGTTGAGGTTTCCCATAATCAAGACCCGAAGCATTGCAAAAGTAGCCCTAAGAGATAAGTCTTTTCAAAGAAAACCTAAAAGCCAAAACACTACATGATAATGTGAGGAAAGGTTATGTCACAAAAGAAATGCCCCGTCTGCAAAAAACCCTACATGTCCTTTAACAAAAAAAGCAAATACTGCAGCGACGCCTGCGCCAAAAAAGCCAACAAAACAAAATAACCACCATTTTTTCTTTTCAGCAACCCATCTATTTGGAGCCTATTAGAAATACAATGCAGAAACCATAGAGGGGAGGTCACCAATGACTCCTTTTCATACCGAAAACCAATCCACCAGTAACCACCGCTAAAGAAACGGTACAATCCTACAAACTCATGGTTTACGGCACAAACAGCTTCCGTTATTCTTATAAACCAACACCAATATTTACTTCAGACACGCACAGGAATTGGGGGCCGGTAGCTCAGCACGGCTGGAGCGTTCGACTGATAATCGAAAGGTCGCCGGTTCAAATCCGGCTCGGCCCACCAATCAACTTTTCCGTTCTAATGCAAGGCTAAACTGATTGTAAGCACGGCCAGCACAAACAGCGTCACCAAAATGTACGCCTTGTTTTTCTCCCAAACAAAAAACGCCACAGAAGCAATCGCGCGCATATAGGGGGTTAGGATGAGGATTATGATGCCTAGGGTCATGAATGTTAGGGCGGTTTCGTTGGCAAATAGGGATGTGACGGTTTGGTAGATGAAGGCAAAAAAGTTCTCCCCACTGATGTAGACGTTGTTTGCTTGGGAAATCTGTAGGTTGCCGTAGGATTGGAAGTATAGGGTGATGCCGATTATTTCAAAAATTACGCTTGCTGAGACTCCGATTATTAGTAGGTAGCTTATAGCGTTTTCAAGTTTGGATTCGCCATTGCCTAAACCTGACCCGTTCATAGTGAGGTCACTCCTTTAAAGAGCATCTGAACAATCAGCAAAACCACAATCACCATAAAGAGCACTTTGAGGTTACGGTCAGGTACCCTGTTTAGGAATCTTCCGCCAATGGACGCGCCGATTGTTACGCCGATAGCCATAGGCGCTATTAAGGTTAAATTTAGCAAACCAGAAAATAGGTAAACACTCACGCCGGCTAACGCGGTCATGCCGATTATGAAGTTGCTTGTGGCGCTGGACACTTTAGCGGGTACTTTTAGGATTTTTTCATGTATGATTACTTTGAATGCACCTGCGCCCAACCCAAGCATTCCTCCGGCAACCCCTGCCACAAACATTCCTAAGCCGCCCAGAATCGAGTTGGTTGATTTGTATTCTACGACTTGTTTTTTGGATGCATCATAGTAGCTTCCGTGCAGTCCCAGCCATTTGGAGAGTTTGTCTTGGGTTTTTGGGGGATGGTATTCTTCTTTGAGGGCGCTGCGGACATTAATGAAGGATGTGCAGAGAAAGCCTGC encodes:
- a CDS encoding phenylacetate--CoA ligase, with amino-acid sequence MDGKYWNQSIETQSRQEIKKLQLKKLQQQVKHCYSNSAFYKKKFDGVNLKPDDIQSLDDLAKIPFTIKSDLKDNYPYGMVAVPSEEIVEIHASSGTTGNPIVGAYTRSDMDMWQELMARSIFTTGARKTDVMHIAYGYGLFTGGLGFHYGAQKLGARIVPASGGMTQRQIKLMKDLAVTLLACTPSFAVYLAETMAQEGVNPQVDLKLRRGMFGAEPWSDKIRERIEQVLGIQAYDIYGLTELCGPGVSIECEAHDGLHVWEDQFIVETIDPDTGEVLAEGEEGELVFTTLTKTGMPMLRYRTRDISKIQTEKCACGRTHARMMRVTGRSDDMLIIRGVNVFPSQVEYAVMCFSELATQYLIVIDRPGALDTFVVKVELSDTASKDPTVDQKLLKAEIQKRIHIVTGISADVQIVNPGEIPRTEGKAKRVLDLRKGKM
- a CDS encoding EF-Tu/IF-2/RF-3 family GTPase; the encoded protein is MGNLNVAVLGSPNYSASLAKKGTSTDITLYNLKRGEDTVTLIEPTRYPERFAPLFYAVSLSTRALLVVEEVNANFGESAVLLMCSKIQEGYIILRNYLTIDKIAPFIKGTKLEKYQVISDDPNALRERLLNDASQQKPAETKPTGTVPVDHAFNVKGVGVVVLGVVAGGSVKKHDAMKVLPGTKTAQIRSIQKHDDEFGEAFEGDRVGFALKGVTVEDVERGAVLTTDANVKTTKTLTAPMSLVKYWQTPIKEGMILHVGYWMQFLNAKVESVAESEDWRTTTLTLSLDRELAFLSGESAVLFYLEGGKLRVAGNLTLP
- a CDS encoding DUF1634 domain-containing protein, with product MNGSGLGNGESKLENAISYLLIIGVSASVIFEIIGITLYFQSYGNLQISQANNVYISGENFFAFIYQTVTSLFANETALTFMTLGIIILILTPYMRAIASVAFFVWEKNKAYILVTLFVLAVLTISLALH
- a CDS encoding sulfite exporter TauE/SafE family protein → MLTLLLISVGVGFVGSLVGLGGASMLTPILVLCGVPVKEAVAAGMVAIIATSSGSASSFVKEKIANIRLAMFLEAFTIVGAIVGATITVIIAPIFLYFLFAGFLCTSFINVRSALKEEYHPPKTQDKLSKWLGLHGSYYDASKKQVVEYKSTNSILGGLGMFVAGVAGGMLGLGAGAFKVIIHEKILKVPAKVSSATSNFIIGMTALAGVSVYLFSGLLNLTLIAPMAIGVTIGASIGGRFLNRVPDRNLKVLFMVIVVLLIVQMLFKGVTSL